A genomic region of Verrucomicrobiota bacterium contains the following coding sequences:
- a CDS encoding fibronectin type III domain-containing protein produces the protein MPHLRVMLGFTNAPDQSLTELAERVKAQFYGNAAFPNPPVTLVDFTAALTAFINALAAQAVGGKEATADKNNKRDDLVALLRKNAGHVQEHHNDDLATLLSSGFEAVSGHHPSTPLSKPTQVRVDNGGTGQLIVKIKAIANAKCYEVRYAVVGTGGTLGPWQPAGMFTNSRAMIVSQLTPGGTYSLQVRAVGGSTGYSDWSDPVSHMCL, from the coding sequence ATGCCTCATCTACGTGTAATGCTGGGCTTCACCAACGCGCCGGACCAGAGCCTGACGGAATTGGCCGAGCGCGTCAAAGCCCAGTTCTATGGGAACGCGGCGTTCCCCAACCCGCCGGTGACCCTGGTGGACTTCACAGCGGCTTTGACCGCTTTCATCAACGCCCTGGCCGCGCAGGCCGTCGGCGGCAAAGAGGCCACCGCCGATAAAAACAACAAACGCGACGACCTGGTGGCCTTGTTGCGCAAAAACGCTGGACACGTGCAAGAACATCACAACGACGACCTGGCCACCCTGCTCAGCAGCGGCTTTGAAGCGGTGAGCGGACACCATCCCTCGACGCCCCTATCCAAACCCACCCAAGTGCGCGTGGACAACGGCGGCACCGGCCAACTGATCGTGAAGATCAAAGCCATCGCCAACGCCAAATGCTACGAGGTGCGTTATGCCGTGGTCGGCACGGGTGGCACCTTGGGGCCGTGGCAACCCGCCGGCATGTTCACCAACTCGCGCGCCATGATCGTCAGCCAACTGACCCCCGGCGGCACGTACAGCCTGCAAGTGCGCGCCGTGGGCGGCTCGACCGGCTACAGCGATTGGAGCGACCCGGTGAGCCACATGTGCCTGTAG
- a CDS encoding helix-turn-helix transcriptional regulator, whose protein sequence is MPAPHPQPLPRTSLEPVCDALAAVIRQRRERAGLSLNQLAERTRLSRQMLSFVESGQRIPTIDTAARISRALDMRLSRLVLEAECRAQL, encoded by the coding sequence ATGCCCGCGCCGCATCCACAACCGTTGCCGCGCACGTCGCTCGAACCGGTGTGCGACGCTTTGGCGGCGGTCATCCGGCAGCGGCGCGAGCGGGCGGGGCTGTCGCTGAACCAACTCGCGGAGCGGACGCGGCTTTCGCGGCAGATGTTGAGCTTCGTGGAATCGGGGCAGCGGATTCCAACGATTGATACGGCGGCGCGGATCAGCCGGGCGTTGGACATGCGGCTGAGCCGGTTGGTGTTGGAGGCCGAGTGCCGGGCGCAACTATAG
- a CDS encoding protein kinase, giving the protein MNESTKSLNSCPKCGVALPAAMTDGLCPRCLMAEAMVPTQTNSDSSSPQQTLALTELAPHFPQLDILECLGRGGMGVVYKARQKSLNRLVALKLLAPERVGDPQFAERFTREAQALAALNHPNIVTIYDFGQAGGFYYLLMEFVDGVNLRQAMKAGRFTPEQALAIVPPVCEALQYAHEHGIVHRDIKPENLLLDKTGRVMIADFGVAKMLNAESPDASFVDSQPAGTPQYMAPEQKDRHRTDHRADIYSLGVVLYELLTGELPGKPLEAPSKRVVIDVRLDEIVLRALESKPELRYQTAGEMRTQVETIVSTPAGVKTEDSSQKSVIKSLHVRLRNMVVGRRGGKAVINWSGVARVFLLVFAIIVTGGALLCRMIGAPMDMRALVMGAMYALMTTGIILIGARRTPLDRLVDLDAPQVPIIGKDGGASFQSLEKGKKPGEPGERSGNNGRGLAGVRHVAGGIILLLAVAWTLLSHDIAAILFAAPLSENLFRPDKVVALAISLGLFSIGGAVMCLRKGRVARVVLATFVLWLLLVLAVLWSGYMAAARAGRQMAETTHSWLPHATHAITDGSATSFGPASERELGPRDADEHGLVFFSVERQVPLKPPFPVTPHGCAWIAKEDGVPTGTEHSHVEITDRLRQWVAENQVDFVFRFQTNGIWCFNSLGNRTRSIRDFSQPEQFGTITPAEAAASLDAPMEKDGRYVTSVGCAFGYDQPYRNMLAFRTRKGALSILQWSGIGVPPQTLKIRYKLTGQITATTPNMPERELVKRALATIQDFADGNTADVMARLAPSLRNRWPEEQVRQWWQSLTDGQNNFVRVDGTPLAEPGLGNTRCVTVPCEFAHIRCGIRISFLPDGEIEGIKPLPQGTDENANPSPAVPSASQSDPRQFSAVMSFINFTGSGPNDGLVGDAGPTGKVTCGHPGAVSDVSWSWLRTTEQGDVYRFTRIYPHDTPTAKTVVKEITYTGSPLVVWEDAVHRIGLRPSPRLQFRLVADAKESADAIFSRDGKEQFRLRHDVLLDESAVASAAVTNTAQGPVIEVKFTTDGGKRFADITGASINRRLAIVFDGKVLSAATIRDTITGGRAQITGNFTSAEAGAIAQALNANGKSPESGQP; this is encoded by the coding sequence ATGAACGAGTCAACAAAGTCATTAAACTCCTGCCCCAAGTGTGGCGTGGCCCTGCCGGCCGCCATGACCGATGGTTTGTGCCCCCGTTGTCTGATGGCGGAGGCGATGGTGCCGACCCAGACGAACTCCGATTCCTCTTCGCCACAACAGACGCTCGCGCTGACCGAACTCGCCCCGCACTTCCCCCAGCTTGATATTCTCGAATGCCTGGGGCGCGGCGGCATGGGGGTAGTCTATAAGGCGCGGCAGAAAAGTCTCAACCGTCTCGTTGCGCTCAAGCTCCTCGCCCCTGAGCGTGTGGGCGACCCCCAGTTCGCCGAACGGTTCACCCGAGAAGCCCAGGCGCTCGCCGCGCTGAATCACCCCAACATTGTCACCATCTACGATTTCGGCCAGGCCGGCGGGTTCTACTACCTGCTCATGGAGTTCGTGGACGGCGTCAACCTGCGGCAGGCGATGAAGGCGGGCCGGTTCACGCCGGAGCAGGCCCTAGCTATCGTGCCACCCGTCTGCGAGGCGCTCCAATACGCCCACGAGCACGGCATCGTTCACCGCGACATCAAGCCGGAGAACCTGCTGCTGGACAAGACCGGTCGCGTGATGATTGCCGACTTCGGCGTCGCCAAGATGCTGAACGCGGAAAGCCCGGATGCCAGCTTCGTGGACAGCCAACCCGCCGGCACGCCACAATACATGGCGCCCGAGCAAAAGGACCGTCACCGCACCGATCATCGCGCCGACATCTATTCGCTGGGCGTGGTGCTCTACGAACTGCTCACCGGTGAACTGCCCGGCAAACCGCTCGAAGCGCCGTCGAAAAGGGTCGTCATTGATGTGCGGCTGGATGAAATCGTCCTGCGCGCGCTTGAGAGCAAACCCGAACTGCGCTACCAGACCGCTGGCGAGATGCGAACGCAGGTTGAGACGATTGTGAGCACGCCGGCCGGAGTGAAGACAGAAGACAGCAGTCAGAAGTCAGTAATCAAATCGCTGCATGTGCGGTTGCGCAACATGGTCGTCGGCCGGCGCGGCGGCAAGGCGGTCATCAACTGGTCCGGTGTCGCGCGCGTGTTTCTGCTCGTCTTTGCCATCATTGTTACTGGAGGCGCGCTGCTCTGCCGGATGATTGGCGCTCCGATGGACATGCGAGCCTTGGTCATGGGCGCGATGTATGCGCTCATGACCACCGGTATTATTTTGATTGGGGCGCGGAGAACACCGTTGGACCGGCTGGTGGACTTGGATGCGCCGCAAGTTCCAATCATTGGAAAAGACGGTGGCGCAAGTTTCCAATCATTGGAAAAAGGCAAAAAACCGGGCGAACCTGGCGAAAGATCCGGAAATAATGGGCGCGGGCTGGCCGGTGTCAGACATGTGGCGGGTGGGATCATTCTGCTACTCGCCGTCGCCTGGACATTACTCTCGCACGACATTGCAGCGATTCTCTTTGCAGCGCCCCTGAGCGAGAACCTGTTTCGCCCGGACAAGGTGGTGGCCCTGGCGATCAGCCTAGGACTCTTCAGCATCGGCGGCGCCGTAATGTGCCTGAGAAAGGGCCGTGTCGCTCGGGTGGTTCTAGCCACGTTCGTTCTCTGGCTGCTCCTGGTCCTTGCCGTTCTATGGTCGGGCTACATGGCGGCAGCGCGGGCTGGCCGACAAATGGCCGAAACAACGCACAGTTGGCTTCCGCACGCGACCCATGCCATCACCGACGGCAGCGCGACATCGTTCGGTCCAGCCAGCGAACGAGAACTAGGCCCGCGCGACGCCGACGAGCATGGGCTTGTCTTCTTCAGTGTCGAACGGCAGGTGCCGTTGAAGCCGCCGTTTCCGGTGACGCCACACGGCTGCGCCTGGATTGCCAAGGAAGACGGCGTGCCCACGGGAACGGAGCACAGCCACGTTGAGATCACCGACCGGCTCAGGCAGTGGGTGGCCGAAAACCAGGTGGATTTCGTGTTCCGGTTTCAGACGAACGGCATCTGGTGTTTCAACTCGCTCGGGAACAGGACCCGGAGCATCCGGGATTTCTCCCAGCCCGAGCAGTTCGGCACGATCACGCCGGCGGAGGCCGCCGCGTCGCTGGACGCGCCGATGGAGAAGGACGGACGCTACGTGACCAGCGTGGGCTGCGCATTTGGATATGACCAACCGTACCGCAACATGCTCGCCTTCCGCACACGCAAGGGCGCGCTGAGCATCCTGCAATGGTCGGGCATTGGCGTCCCGCCGCAGACACTGAAGATTCGCTACAAACTGACCGGTCAGATTACAGCGACCACTCCGAACATGCCGGAACGCGAGTTGGTGAAGCGCGCGCTGGCAACGATTCAGGATTTCGCGGACGGCAATACTGCCGACGTGATGGCGCGGTTAGCGCCGTCGTTGCGCAATCGCTGGCCCGAAGAGCAGGTGCGGCAATGGTGGCAGTCCCTGACGGACGGGCAGAACAACTTCGTACGTGTTGACGGGACGCCGTTAGCCGAGCCGGGGCTCGGAAACACGCGGTGCGTCACTGTGCCGTGCGAGTTTGCGCACATCCGTTGTGGCATCCGCATTTCGTTTCTCCCTGACGGCGAGATCGAAGGCATCAAGCCGTTGCCGCAAGGCACCGACGAGAACGCCAACCCGTCACCAGCAGTGCCAAGCGCAAGTCAATCCGATCCGCGCCAGTTTTCGGCCGTGATGAGCTTCATCAACTTCACAGGCTCCGGCCCGAACGATGGGCTGGTTGGTGACGCCGGACCGACTGGCAAAGTTACGTGCGGTCATCCTGGCGCTGTCTCCGATGTGAGTTGGTCGTGGCTGCGAACGACCGAGCAAGGCGATGTTTATCGCTTTACCCGGATTTACCCACATGACACGCCAACGGCCAAGACGGTCGTCAAAGAAATCACCTATACCGGCAGCCCGCTGGTCGTGTGGGAGGATGCGGTGCATCGCATCGGACTGCGTCCAAGTCCACGGCTGCAATTCCGGCTGGTTGCCGACGCCAAAGAAAGCGCGGACGCAATCTTCAGCCGCGATGGTAAAGAGCAATTCCGACTGCGCCATGACGTGCTGCTCGACGAATCCGCCGTCGCCAGTGCCGCCGTGACCAACACCGCCCAAGGCCCGGTTATTGAGGTGAAGTTCACCACCGACGGTGGAAAACGGTTTGCCGACATCACCGGCGCGAGCATCAACAGACGGCTCGCCATCGTTTTCGACGGCAAGGTGCTCTCCGCGGCGACGATTCGCGACACCATTACCGGTGGTCGCGCCCAAATCACTGGCAACTTCACCTCCGCCGAGGCCGGGGCGATTGCGCAGGCATTGAATGCCAACGGGAAGTCGCCTGAAAGTGGCCAGCCGTAA
- a CDS encoding sigma-70 family RNA polymerase sigma factor, with the protein MNTDTTPLTPSSPARPEAAGEIFRTTRWTQVSRAKADSPEGHRALAELCAAYYDPVAAFLRCELRDVDAARDLTHDFFASMLAGRTIAHAGQEHGRFRSYLLGAVKHFLAHHREAMRRLKRGGGVEKVSLHDTDTGEARAIPDTGTLSPDAAFDRQWALTVLARTLEALRRECGAEGRADFFEQIKPWLTGEAAHGDQTVLAARCGMNANALKVAVHRLKRRFRQLLKAEVAGTLADPGLVEAEMRALFAALGN; encoded by the coding sequence ATGAACACTGACACAACACCACTGACGCCGTCGTCTCCAGCTCGGCCGGAGGCCGCCGGCGAGATTTTTCGCACCACGCGGTGGACACAGGTCAGCCGGGCGAAGGCCGACTCGCCCGAAGGTCACCGCGCGTTGGCGGAATTGTGCGCGGCCTACTACGACCCCGTGGCCGCCTTTCTCCGCTGCGAATTGCGCGACGTGGATGCCGCGCGCGACCTGACCCATGATTTTTTCGCCTCCATGCTGGCGGGCAGAACCATCGCCCATGCTGGGCAGGAGCACGGCCGGTTTCGTTCTTATCTGCTGGGGGCGGTAAAACACTTTCTGGCGCATCACCGCGAGGCGATGCGCCGACTCAAACGCGGTGGCGGCGTGGAAAAGGTTTCCCTACATGATACCGATACCGGTGAAGCCAGGGCGATACCGGATACCGGTACGCTGTCACCCGATGCGGCCTTCGACCGGCAGTGGGCGCTCACTGTGTTGGCGCGCACACTGGAGGCGCTCCGGCGCGAATGTGGCGCTGAAGGGCGCGCGGATTTTTTTGAGCAAATCAAACCGTGGCTCACCGGCGAGGCGGCACACGGCGACCAGACCGTGTTGGCCGCGCGTTGCGGCATGAACGCGAACGCGCTGAAAGTCGCGGTCCATCGGTTGAAACGGCGCTTCCGCCAGTTGCTGAAGGCGGAAGTTGCTGGTACGCTTGCTGATCCCGGCCTGGTCGAGGCCGAGATGCGCGCCTTGTTCGCCGCCTTGGGGAATTAA